One Hylaeus volcanicus isolate JK05 chromosome 8, UHH_iyHylVolc1.0_haploid, whole genome shotgun sequence genomic window, AAATCCTACATGcacaattgtatttaatattatactatttccatgtttattatgaataaaatgtacataacacaaaatatttttaaaagatttatgAAGCTAAGGAAGTAAAAACATATTACCCGTCTTTGTCATCTTGCTCGTCGTCGCCTAAGAAATTTGATATCACTTGAAGTAAAGACTCTACCTCTTCGTCGTTCAAACGATCTTCGCTATCTTCCACGATCTAAGAATACAGCACAGTAAATGTAAccataaaaaatatgtatcttaCTAGTGttacgataataatatatattaccaGTTGTATTTCAAGAGGTGTTCTAGGGCACACATTTAGAAGAGTtaatttttcgcattttgttaatttgaaAGGTTGCATTGCAttcaaaaagtatttaattttttcaggtGATTGTCTTTTACAAGGAGTCTCTTCTAAATATCTTATAGTCTGATAAGTTATAGTTGCTAAGTGATTTTGCTTCATTTTTTGCTTCTTATTTGCTTTcatattttgcaaaatatccAGAACTTCGTAATTGCTTAAGTATGCTGAACATTCCTTCAGcctgaaataagaaaatttaattgattaaatgataaaaaatatgaaaacaaaatagttACTTACACTTCCATGATGAcctatgtaaataaaattgaattgtgttgtaattttgtacagactcaaaacaaaatatgcataataatttaaggTTATATGTTCGTAtccattgttattattttaatataaaataaacgtgaACATTTATTGAAGTGAAAATGATGGTTATATGAGATGATGACATtcacgatacaaaaatatatatggtatcacttttttaatacaaacaaGTTTCAATTTACGATTTCAAAGTCAATAAACGAATCGCAAGAACTTGGGCGTTTTTCCACCGGTGGCGCCACtggtattaaataaaaaagattctgATCGAAGCTACGAAAATTAGTTCATTTTCGACCGCGAGATGGCGACCATTTCTTGGTCCATGAAATGAAACGCAGGTACATACATAAACATTGTATATAAAACAAGTATTGGTATGGTTTCATGATTTgctgtttttttaatttacatttttcatgtacatatCACAGATGATAAAATCATACtttaaacgttttattaactatgtaatgtaacaaataattatacttCGATATCGTAATAGTCATATACTATGTTCTGACGGACAATTATAGAAATCTTACGAACAATTGTtgtaaaacatactttttacAACAACGGACAAAGAATTATTGCTGGAGACGATCGATCAACTGATTttgtattgtaatattttattgaaatcgaaTGAGAAGCCGTTGAAACGATACACACGTTATATTCAGATTTACGGAATGGTAGGACTGTAGGATGTCTAAATATATGGAGATAACGTTGATCTATTTGACTCTACGTATGTGTAACACGCGTGCATGAATGCTCTCTACGATCCCAGCTGACTttagttatatttttgttctcaCAGGGCTGTACATCGTCGAATTGCCACCCCTTTGAAGTGTtttaatcgtaataaaaaaagaaaatgaaataatcgaATGAAATACATTGTATTATCGATCGGAAGTTTATGTTAAATGCGACATAACTCTCTAAAATTACTTTAGATAAATAGacaatatcaattttcattcgttcgcTTCTTCATCAAAGAATGATctatgaaattcatttatcaagaatattttacataattcaaGTTAATTATCGAGGTACTGTATAATCAGTATTATCACGTCTCAACTcagaaaatttacattaa contains:
- the LOC128880792 gene encoding DNA-directed RNA polymerase III subunit RPC9, with protein sequence MEVLKECSAYLSNYEVLDILQNMKANKKQKMKQNHLATITYQTIRYLEETPCKRQSPEKIKYFLNAMQPFKLTKCEKLTLLNVCPRTPLEIQLIVEDSEDRLNDEEVESLLQVISNFLGDDEQDDKDG